The following proteins are co-located in the Microbacterium sp. Clip185 genome:
- the hemE gene encoding uroporphyrinogen decarboxylase codes for MWPSPTGCEDVGVSSTGPASSPLIRALKGERTDRLPVWFMRQAGRSLPEYRDLRVGTRMLDACLTPDLAAEITLQPVRRHGVDAGIFFSDIVVPLRLAGIAVEIEPGRGPVFPDPVRTASDVARIVDIDPQAVAAAAEPVREAVRIVVDELGDTPLIGFAGAPFTLAAYLVEGGPSKEHLRARALMHADPESWHALAGWLAEVSRTFLAAQTDAGASAVQLFDSWAGSLSVADYRTYVAPHSRAALAGTDAPRIHFGVGTGHLLTDMRLDGTTDAVGVDWRTPLDEAAATLGQDVTLQGNIDPALLQAPWQIVEEHVRDVIARGRAARAHILNLGHGVPPETDPDVLTRIVELAHEELA; via the coding sequence ATGTGGCCCTCACCCACCGGATGCGAGGATGTCGGAGTGAGCTCCACCGGACCCGCTTCCTCCCCCCTCATCCGCGCCCTGAAGGGCGAGCGCACCGACCGCCTCCCGGTCTGGTTCATGCGTCAGGCGGGGCGGTCGCTGCCGGAGTACCGCGATCTGCGCGTGGGGACCCGCATGCTCGACGCTTGCCTGACCCCCGACCTCGCGGCCGAGATCACCCTGCAGCCCGTGCGCCGCCACGGCGTGGATGCGGGCATCTTCTTCAGCGACATCGTCGTGCCGCTGCGCCTCGCGGGCATCGCCGTGGAGATCGAGCCCGGACGCGGGCCCGTCTTCCCCGACCCGGTGCGCACCGCCTCCGACGTCGCCCGCATCGTGGACATCGATCCGCAGGCGGTCGCCGCCGCCGCGGAACCGGTACGCGAGGCCGTGCGCATCGTCGTGGACGAGCTCGGCGATACTCCGCTCATCGGCTTCGCGGGCGCGCCCTTCACGCTCGCTGCGTATCTCGTCGAGGGCGGACCATCGAAGGAGCACCTGCGCGCTCGGGCGCTCATGCACGCCGACCCGGAGTCATGGCACGCGCTGGCCGGCTGGCTCGCGGAGGTGTCGCGCACGTTCCTCGCCGCGCAGACGGATGCGGGAGCTTCCGCCGTGCAGCTGTTCGATTCCTGGGCGGGCTCCCTGTCGGTCGCCGACTACCGCACCTACGTCGCCCCCCACTCGCGGGCGGCGCTGGCCGGAACGGACGCCCCCCGCATCCACTTCGGCGTCGGCACCGGGCACCTGCTGACCGACATGCGCTTGGACGGCACGACGGATGCGGTGGGCGTGGACTGGCGCACACCGCTCGACGAGGCGGCCGCGACCCTCGGCCAGGACGTCACCCTGCAGGGCAACATCGACCCCGCACTGCTGCAGGCGCCGTGGCAGATCGTCGAGGAACACGTGCGCGACGTCATCGCGCGCGGGCGTGCCGCGCGTGCCCACATCCTCAACCTCGGGCACGGCGTGCCGCCCGAGACCGACCCCGACGTGCTGACGCGCATCGTCGAGCTGGCGCACGAGGAGCTGGCGTGA
- a CDS encoding glutamyl-tRNA reductase gives MLLCVSASHKTASFELLERLSIHTTRVAPLIAEHDECVQGAVVVATCNRFEAYVDMDEPVTAAEAVGLEAALSAIESATGVSAEEFSGSYEVISGPRVAQHLFAVASGLESVVVGEGEIAGQVRRALTEARGDGTTSPELERLFQRASETQRGVKNSTALGRAGRSLVRLSLDLASARFADWATLRVLLVGTGAYAAATLAALRERGVTDITVHSPSGRGERFARKHGLAVADAAGFATAAKLSDLIITCTSVEHPVLSAATFGDEASVARTAPGHDRHRRLVIDLGLPRNVDPDVATVSGTDLLDLETIRVHAPLEELQATDAARALVADAAQRFTVVGERRTVAPAVVALRTHMFELLEAEIARGRRRGDDERTEQALRHLVGRLLHTPTTRAHALAEQGRADEVFAALEVLYGLAPEDAASEDDGDAAASELAG, from the coding sequence GTGCTGTTGTGTGTCAGCGCGAGTCACAAGACCGCGTCCTTCGAGCTCCTCGAGCGACTCAGCATCCACACCACCCGCGTCGCCCCCTTGATCGCCGAGCACGACGAGTGCGTGCAGGGTGCTGTCGTCGTGGCGACCTGCAACCGCTTCGAGGCGTACGTCGACATGGACGAGCCCGTCACGGCTGCCGAGGCCGTGGGCCTCGAGGCGGCACTGTCGGCGATCGAGTCCGCCACGGGCGTCTCGGCCGAGGAGTTCTCCGGCTCCTACGAGGTCATCTCCGGCCCCCGCGTGGCTCAGCATCTGTTCGCCGTCGCATCGGGTCTCGAATCGGTCGTCGTCGGCGAAGGTGAGATCGCCGGTCAGGTGCGTCGGGCGCTCACCGAGGCCCGCGGCGACGGAACGACCTCTCCCGAACTCGAGCGCCTGTTCCAGCGCGCGTCCGAAACGCAGCGCGGCGTCAAGAACAGCACCGCGCTCGGCCGCGCCGGCCGTTCGCTCGTGCGGCTGTCTCTGGACCTCGCATCCGCGCGGTTCGCCGATTGGGCCACGCTGCGGGTGCTGCTCGTGGGTACCGGCGCGTACGCGGCCGCCACCCTTGCTGCCCTGCGCGAGCGCGGCGTCACCGACATCACGGTGCACTCGCCGTCGGGTCGGGGCGAGCGCTTCGCCCGCAAGCACGGCCTCGCCGTCGCGGATGCCGCGGGCTTCGCCACGGCCGCCAAACTGTCGGACCTCATCATCACGTGCACCAGCGTCGAGCACCCCGTGCTCAGCGCCGCGACCTTCGGCGACGAGGCGTCCGTGGCGCGCACGGCTCCCGGTCACGACCGGCACCGCCGTCTCGTGATCGACCTGGGCCTGCCGCGCAACGTCGACCCCGACGTCGCGACCGTCAGTGGCACCGACCTGCTCGATCTCGAGACCATCCGCGTGCACGCGCCGCTCGAAGAGCTGCAGGCGACGGATGCGGCACGCGCCCTCGTGGCCGACGCGGCCCAGCGCTTCACGGTCGTCGGCGAACGCCGCACGGTCGCGCCGGCCGTCGTCGCGCTGCGCACGCACATGTTCGAACTCCTCGAGGCGGAGATCGCCCGCGGGCGCCGTCGCGGCGACGACGAGCGCACCGAGCAGGCGCTGCGTCATCTCGTGGGCCGCCTGCTGCACACCCCCACGACCCGCGCGCACGCGCTCGCCGAGCAGGGTCGTGCCGACGAGGTGTTCGCCGCGCTGGAGGTGCTCTACGGCCTCGCGCCGGAGGATGCCGCCTCCGAGGACGACGGCGACGCCGCCGCATCCGAGCTCGCCGGCTGA
- a CDS encoding HhH-GPD-type base excision DNA repair protein: protein MSADLHITADENADALLTRDPFALLIGMLLDQQVAMETAFAGPLKILDRVGTLDPASLAAYDPEAFAASFGQTPAVHRFPGSMAERVQKLSAEIADRWHGDAAAIWTDGDPDGREVLKRLKALPGFGEQKAKIFLALLGKQRGFSGTGWREASAPYGEDGSFRSVADITSPESLTKVRETKRAAKAAAKS, encoded by the coding sequence ATGAGCGCCGACCTGCACATCACCGCCGACGAGAACGCCGATGCGCTGCTGACGCGCGACCCGTTCGCCCTGTTGATCGGGATGCTGCTGGATCAGCAGGTCGCGATGGAGACTGCCTTCGCCGGGCCGCTCAAGATCCTCGACCGGGTCGGGACCCTCGACCCGGCCTCGCTCGCGGCGTACGACCCCGAGGCCTTCGCCGCATCGTTCGGGCAGACCCCGGCCGTGCACCGTTTTCCGGGATCGATGGCGGAGCGGGTGCAGAAGCTCAGCGCCGAGATCGCCGACCGCTGGCACGGCGATGCGGCGGCCATCTGGACCGACGGCGACCCCGACGGTCGGGAGGTGCTCAAGCGGCTCAAGGCGCTGCCGGGCTTCGGCGAGCAGAAGGCGAAGATCTTCCTCGCGCTGCTGGGAAAGCAGCGCGGTTTCTCCGGCACCGGGTGGCGGGAGGCATCCGCTCCGTACGGCGAGGACGGCTCGTTCCGTTCGGTCGCCGACATCACGAGTCCCGAATCCCTCACGAAGGTCCGCGAGACCAAGCGGGCCGCGAAAGCCGCCGCGAAGAGCTGA
- a CDS encoding glycine--tRNA ligase has translation MAEQSRLDKVIALARHRGFVFQAGEIYGGSRSAWDYGPLGTELKENIRREWWQTFVRGRGDMVGLDSSIILPKRVWEASGHVATFTDPLVECLHCHKRFRADNLIEDFEARKGRPAENGLADIPCPNCGTKGQYTEPKAFSGLVKTYLGVVDDESGLYFLRPETAQGIFINFSNVLTASRKKPPFGVGQVGKAFRNEITPGNFIFRTREFEQMEIEYFTPPAEANEWFEHWVEACWNWFIDLGIDADNMRRLDVPEEDRAHYSAGTIDVEYRFGFQGKEWGELMGVANRTDYDLSSHAEASGTKLAYFDQASNTTYTPYVIEPSFGLTRAMMAFLVDAYREEEVPNAKGGVDTRTVLKLDPRLAPVKVAVLPLSRNENLSPLARRVADELRGRWNVDFDDAGAIGRRYRRQDEIGTPFCVTVDFDSLEDDAVTVRDRDTMTQERVPLEKLHAYLAERLRGA, from the coding sequence GTGGCCGAGCAGTCCCGTCTCGACAAAGTCATCGCCCTCGCCCGCCATCGCGGGTTCGTCTTCCAGGCGGGGGAGATCTACGGCGGATCGCGTTCCGCCTGGGACTACGGCCCCCTCGGCACGGAGCTCAAGGAGAACATCCGCCGCGAGTGGTGGCAGACCTTCGTCCGCGGCCGCGGCGACATGGTGGGTCTGGACTCGTCGATCATCCTGCCCAAGCGTGTGTGGGAGGCATCCGGCCACGTCGCGACCTTCACCGACCCGCTGGTGGAGTGCCTGCACTGTCACAAGCGGTTCCGCGCCGACAACCTCATCGAGGACTTCGAGGCGCGCAAGGGTCGCCCGGCGGAGAACGGGCTGGCCGACATTCCGTGCCCGAACTGCGGCACGAAGGGGCAGTACACCGAGCCCAAGGCCTTCTCCGGCCTCGTGAAGACCTACCTCGGCGTCGTCGACGACGAGTCGGGCCTGTACTTCCTTCGCCCCGAGACCGCGCAGGGCATCTTCATCAACTTCTCGAACGTGCTGACCGCGAGCCGTAAGAAGCCGCCGTTCGGCGTCGGCCAGGTGGGCAAGGCGTTCCGCAACGAGATCACCCCCGGAAACTTCATCTTCCGCACGCGCGAGTTCGAACAGATGGAGATCGAGTACTTCACGCCGCCGGCAGAGGCGAACGAGTGGTTCGAGCACTGGGTCGAGGCCTGCTGGAACTGGTTCATCGATCTGGGCATCGACGCCGACAACATGCGTCGGCTCGATGTGCCCGAAGAGGACCGCGCGCACTACTCCGCCGGCACGATCGACGTCGAGTACCGCTTCGGGTTCCAGGGCAAGGAGTGGGGCGAGCTCATGGGCGTCGCCAACCGCACCGACTACGACCTGTCGAGCCACGCCGAGGCGTCGGGCACCAAGCTCGCCTACTTCGACCAGGCCTCGAATACCACGTACACGCCGTACGTCATCGAGCCCTCGTTCGGTCTGACGCGCGCGATGATGGCGTTCCTCGTCGACGCCTACCGCGAGGAAGAGGTGCCGAACGCGAAGGGTGGCGTCGACACCCGCACGGTGCTCAAGCTCGACCCGCGTCTCGCGCCCGTCAAGGTCGCGGTGCTGCCGCTGAGCCGCAACGAGAACCTCTCGCCGCTGGCTCGGCGTGTGGCGGACGAGCTGCGCGGCCGCTGGAACGTCGACTTCGACGACGCCGGAGCCATCGGTCGCCGCTATCGCCGTCAGGACGAGATCGGTACACCGTTCTGCGTCACGGTCGACTTCGATTCGCTCGAAGACGACGCCGTCACTGTGCGCGATCGCGACACCATGACGCAGGAGCGCGTGCCGCTCGAGAAGCTGCACGCCTATCTGGCGGAGCGCCTGCGCGGCGCCTGA
- a CDS encoding FHA domain-containing protein: protein MDDSSVVLTVMIVAAVVVGIFAAGWHVWYAIGLSRVLQERETEPWRAWVPIMNEAELFRLGNVDPVKAALLLVPFVNVYALILKIMAVHRINSEAGRGAGTTVLGVLLPPVWAAVLSGGRAPAAPQQPAVAPGRPAPVFAVAPPAQRPPAIPDAVVAPPVPPVAPAPMGPGAVPPAAAPSAPAPSGYGPKRRGVTPGVPAAPTAAVPPAAAPSAVPAPAVAPAAAPVMPPAPAAPPTPVAQPQSAPSPAPAQPAPVLRSGAVEPEPAPLTRRARRGAEETPVPTGWSLALPSGEVVAVAAAALVLGRNPRATESGVQYVAVTDEARTVSKEHARLVWDGAAWTITDLGSTNGVSLLDASGAEQAVAAGGSAPVTDRFVLGDAVVQIRRAS from the coding sequence GTGGATGACAGCTCGGTCGTGCTGACCGTCATGATCGTCGCCGCCGTGGTCGTCGGCATCTTCGCCGCCGGCTGGCACGTCTGGTACGCCATCGGACTCTCGCGGGTGCTCCAGGAGCGCGAGACCGAGCCCTGGCGGGCCTGGGTGCCGATCATGAACGAGGCGGAGCTCTTCCGGCTCGGCAACGTCGATCCCGTGAAGGCCGCGCTGCTGCTCGTGCCCTTCGTGAACGTCTACGCCCTCATCCTCAAGATCATGGCCGTGCACCGCATCAACAGCGAGGCGGGCCGCGGTGCGGGAACCACGGTGCTGGGTGTGCTGCTGCCGCCCGTGTGGGCTGCGGTCCTCTCCGGCGGTCGTGCTCCGGCCGCGCCGCAGCAGCCGGCGGTGGCGCCCGGGCGTCCCGCCCCCGTGTTCGCCGTCGCCCCACCGGCACAGCGCCCGCCTGCGATCCCGGATGCGGTCGTCGCGCCCCCCGTGCCGCCGGTCGCTCCCGCCCCGATGGGGCCCGGTGCGGTTCCCCCCGCTGCCGCGCCCTCGGCGCCCGCGCCGAGTGGATACGGCCCCAAGCGACGCGGCGTGACCCCGGGAGTCCCCGCGGCTCCGACTGCAGCGGTGCCCCCCGCGGCAGCGCCGTCGGCGGTCCCCGCGCCTGCCGTCGCTCCCGCGGCAGCGCCGGTCATGCCGCCCGCACCCGCTGCGCCGCCGACTCCGGTGGCCCAGCCGCAGAGCGCGCCGTCGCCCGCCCCCGCCCAGCCCGCACCTGTCCTGCGCTCGGGAGCGGTCGAGCCGGAGCCCGCGCCTCTCACCCGACGCGCCCGACGCGGCGCGGAGGAGACGCCGGTGCCCACCGGATGGTCGCTCGCGCTCCCGTCGGGCGAGGTCGTCGCTGTCGCCGCCGCAGCCCTCGTGCTCGGACGCAACCCGCGTGCGACCGAGAGCGGCGTGCAGTACGTCGCGGTCACGGATGAGGCCCGCACAGTCTCGAAGGAGCACGCACGTCTCGTATGGGACGGCGCGGCGTGGACGATCACCGACCTCGGGTCTACGAACGGCGTCAGCCTGCTGGACGCCTCCGGCGCCGAGCAGGCCGTCGCGGCGGGCGGATCCGCCCCGGTGACTGATCGCTTCGTGCTCGGCGACGCCGTGGTGCAGATCCGCCGCGCGAGCTGA
- a CDS encoding S8 family serine peptidase produces MHSAHATSPRPLRRAAAAVSAAALAGLLLGTVPVDAPAASAQSSQGCNAATRIGAAPPALSMLQSDLAWTITRGAGVTVAVVDSGVLAINPHLVDAFAGGVNLVGDGGAPDGSTDVYGHGTAIAGQIAARKLDASGVEGLAPEAKILSVRVFASDDKQTAEAGFGPQIGKLAAGIRWAADAGAQIINVSMSTTDDVPEVADAVAYATSRGSLVIGSSGNRNSVLSLVQTEADVPRYPANYPGVLGVSATDLQGVVTDDSIHGSHVAIAAPGQSIITTSQFGGDCVYSDDAPATSYSAGYVSAAAALVAAAHPDETPAEWAYRLTATAVRSDPDTRDDRAGWGVVQPYDAIVMQPGPGLRGPASPFPDSESAAPEQPAADPVVVVHKPAPDEEAILFGTTAAVGALIAIGGAGALGVFVSRRRQAATSAQPVRRGGGLYRDDEPRD; encoded by the coding sequence GTGCATTCCGCACACGCGACGAGTCCGCGACCGCTCCGACGCGCCGCCGCGGCGGTGTCCGCGGCGGCCCTCGCGGGCCTGCTGCTGGGCACCGTCCCTGTGGATGCGCCCGCCGCATCCGCGCAGTCCTCGCAGGGCTGCAACGCCGCGACACGCATCGGAGCAGCACCCCCGGCGCTGTCGATGCTGCAGAGCGATCTGGCGTGGACGATCACCCGGGGCGCGGGCGTCACCGTCGCGGTCGTGGATTCCGGCGTCCTCGCGATCAACCCTCATCTCGTCGACGCGTTCGCGGGCGGGGTGAACCTCGTCGGCGACGGCGGGGCGCCCGACGGGTCGACCGACGTGTACGGCCACGGTACGGCCATCGCCGGACAGATCGCGGCGCGCAAGCTCGACGCCTCTGGTGTCGAAGGCCTCGCTCCGGAAGCGAAGATCCTCTCGGTGCGGGTCTTCGCCAGCGACGACAAGCAGACGGCCGAGGCGGGCTTCGGCCCGCAGATCGGCAAGCTGGCGGCCGGCATCCGCTGGGCGGCCGACGCCGGGGCGCAGATCATCAACGTGTCGATGAGCACGACCGACGACGTGCCCGAAGTGGCGGATGCGGTCGCCTACGCGACCTCTCGCGGCAGTCTCGTGATCGGCAGCTCGGGCAACCGCAACAGCGTCCTCTCGCTCGTGCAGACGGAGGCGGACGTTCCGCGCTATCCGGCGAACTATCCCGGCGTCTTGGGCGTTTCGGCCACAGATCTGCAGGGCGTCGTCACCGACGACAGCATCCACGGCTCGCACGTGGCCATCGCCGCCCCCGGGCAGAGCATCATCACGACCTCGCAGTTCGGCGGTGACTGCGTGTACTCCGACGACGCCCCGGCCACCAGCTACTCCGCCGGATATGTGTCGGCGGCAGCAGCGCTCGTGGCGGCCGCGCATCCCGACGAGACCCCCGCCGAGTGGGCCTACCGCCTCACCGCGACGGCCGTGCGCAGCGACCCTGACACCCGTGACGACCGGGCGGGCTGGGGAGTCGTGCAGCCGTACGACGCCATCGTGATGCAGCCGGGACCGGGACTTCGCGGACCCGCGAGTCCGTTCCCCGACAGCGAGTCCGCCGCGCCGGAGCAACCTGCCGCCGACCCCGTCGTCGTGGTGCACAAGCCCGCACCCGACGAGGAGGCCATCCTCTTCGGGACCACGGCTGCGGTCGGGGCTCTCATCGCGATCGGAGGCGCCGGAGCGCTCGGAGTGTTCGTCTCGCGTCGCCGACAGGCGGCGACGTCCGCGCAGCCTGTGCGGCGCGGAGGCGGGCTCTACCGCGACGACGAACCGCGCGACTGA
- the eccB gene encoding type VII secretion protein EccB, with protein sequence MATKNDLIEAQTFSRRRLLTAFVSGAPGGKELEPTAPLRAVIAAIALTVGVILVGVFYGLIRPGLPNGWDNGKLVIVKDTGSRFITQDGVLYPVINTASARLLLPSSDFQVIDTDQQNLEGVRLGPTLGIVGAPDEIPTPEGLTNSGWGACVTDDAALDVRIGGATPQEATGRAVVVDAAGSRYVISDGLRFAVSANDGDAVLRAAGIATLNPVKVPVDWLNLFTPGADLAPLRVSNAGAAVQGTSLRVGDVVHAAGEPEDRRSLVQSDGTLAELTPLAWQLYQLGGQTSQVREVTQAETGSLPSADKRAGGADWPTQSFTAIDTDDRPCAALVGDNTETRTVLATQPRSDNVTAQVRVTAGAGALVRSGGRGDQNTALVTLVDATGTSYALPGATEETIARLGFTPDDIGTAADVWIDLLRTGPALTEDAAGLSTDGSRPLPTPTAGG encoded by the coding sequence GGTCATCGCCGCCATCGCGCTCACCGTCGGCGTCATCCTCGTCGGGGTGTTCTACGGTCTCATCCGGCCGGGGCTGCCGAACGGCTGGGACAACGGCAAGCTCGTCATCGTCAAAGACACCGGCTCCCGCTTCATCACCCAGGACGGCGTCCTGTACCCGGTCATCAACACTGCCAGCGCCCGCCTCCTGCTCCCCTCCAGCGACTTCCAGGTGATCGACACCGATCAGCAGAACCTCGAAGGGGTGCGCCTCGGGCCGACCCTCGGAATCGTCGGTGCGCCCGATGAGATTCCCACGCCGGAAGGGCTGACCAACAGCGGATGGGGCGCCTGCGTCACCGACGATGCGGCCCTCGACGTGCGCATCGGCGGCGCGACACCGCAGGAGGCGACGGGGCGCGCGGTCGTCGTCGATGCCGCCGGTTCGCGTTACGTCATCTCCGACGGGCTGCGCTTCGCGGTCTCTGCGAACGACGGCGATGCTGTCCTGCGCGCCGCCGGCATCGCAACACTCAACCCGGTGAAGGTACCGGTCGACTGGCTGAACCTGTTCACACCGGGCGCGGACCTCGCCCCCCTACGCGTGTCGAACGCGGGAGCCGCCGTACAAGGCACGTCGCTGCGCGTCGGTGACGTCGTGCACGCCGCGGGCGAGCCCGAAGACAGGCGCTCTCTCGTGCAATCCGACGGCACCCTCGCCGAACTGACGCCGCTCGCCTGGCAGCTCTACCAGCTCGGCGGCCAGACCTCGCAGGTTCGCGAGGTCACGCAGGCCGAGACGGGCAGCCTTCCCTCCGCCGACAAGCGCGCCGGCGGAGCGGACTGGCCCACGCAGAGCTTCACCGCCATCGACACCGACGACCGCCCCTGCGCCGCACTCGTCGGCGACAACACCGAGACCCGCACCGTGCTCGCCACTCAGCCGCGCTCAGACAACGTCACCGCGCAGGTGCGTGTCACCGCCGGCGCGGGAGCACTGGTGCGCTCAGGGGGCCGCGGCGATCAGAACACCGCCCTGGTGACACTGGTCGACGCCACGGGAACCTCTTACGCGCTGCCCGGCGCCACGGAGGAGACCATCGCCCGACTCGGCTTCACTCCCGACGACATCGGCACCGCCGCAGACGTGTGGATCGACCTGCTGCGCACCGGTCCCGCATTGACCGAGGATGCGGCCGGCCTGTCGACAGACGGATCCCGTCCGCTCCCCACCCCCACGGCGGGAGGCTGA